The following proteins come from a genomic window of Meriones unguiculatus strain TT.TT164.6M chromosome 13 unlocalized genomic scaffold, Bangor_MerUng_6.1 Chr13_unordered_Scaffold_34, whole genome shotgun sequence:
- the LOC132650860 gene encoding zinc finger protein 431-like, with translation MLETCENLTAIGYNWDDHNIEEHFQSSTSNKRHESSHTGEKPFKCTLCGKTFPYITVLIWHKRTHTGEKPYKCNQCGKAFAKSSQLIRHERTHTGEKHYECNQCGKAFAQNSTLLSHTRTHTGEKPYECNECGKAFAENSTLLSHKRTHTGEKPYECNQCGKAFAQNSTLLSHKRTHTGEKPYEFNQCGKAFAQNSHLISHKRTHTGKKPYECNECGKAFANNSHLMSHKRTHTGEKPYECNECGKAFAENSTLLSHKRTHTGEKPYECNQCGKAFAQNSHRISHKRTHTGEKPYECNECGKAFAENSTLLSHKRTHTGEKPYECNQCGKAFAQNSHRISHKRTHTGEKPYECNECGKAFAKNSHLMSHKRTHTGEKPYECNECGKAFAENSTLLSHKRTHTKEKPYECNQYGKAFAQNSTLLSHKRTHSKEKPYECNQCGKAFAENSHLIRHKRTHTGKK, from the exons atgctagagacctgtgaaaacctcactgctatag gctacaattgggatgaccataatattgaagaacattttcagagttctacaagtaataaaag gcatgaaagcagtcatactggagagaaaccctttaaatgcactctatgtgggaaaaccttcccctatatcactgttcttatatggcataaaagaacacacactggagagaagccttacaaatgtaatcaatgtggtaaagcctttgcaaaaagcagtcagctcatacggcatgaaagaacacatactggagagaaacattatgaatgtaatcagtgtggcaaagcctttgcacaaaacagtactctcttaagccatacaagaacacacactggagagaaaccttatgaatgtaatgagtgtggcaaagcctttgcagaaaacagtactctcttaagccataaaagaacacacactggagagaaaccttatgaatgtaaccagtgtggtaaagcctttgcacaaaacagtactctcttaagccataaaagaacacacactggagagaaaccttatgaatttaaccagtgtggtaaagcctttgcacaaaacagtcatctcataagccataaaagaacacacactggaaagaaaccttatgaatgtaatgagtgtggtaaagcctttgcaaataacagtcatctcatgagccataaaagaacacacactggagagaaaccttatgaatgtaatgagtgtggtaaagcctttgcagaaaacagtactctcttaagccataaaagaacacacactggagagaaaccttatgaatgtaaccagtgtggtaaagcctttgcacaaaacagtcatcgcataagccataaaagaacacacactggagagaaaccttatgaatgtaatgagtgtggtaaagcctttgcagaaaacagtactctcttaagccataaaagaacacacactggagagaaaccttatgaatgtaaccagtgtggtaaagcctttgcacaaaacagtcatcgcataagccataaaagaacacacactggagagaaaccttatgaatgtaatgagtgtggtaaagcctttgcaaaaaacagtcatctcatgagccataaaagaacacacactggagagaaaccttatgaatgtaatgagtgtggcaaagcctttgcagaaaacagtactctcttaagccataaaagaacacacaccaaagagaaaccttatgaatgtaaccagtatggtaaagcctttgcacaaaacagtactctcttaagccataaaagaacacacagcaaagagaaaccttatgaatgtaaccagtgtggtaaagcctttgcagaaaacagtcatctcataagacataaaagaacccatactggaaagaaa